A genomic window from Carassius gibelio isolate Cgi1373 ecotype wild population from Czech Republic chromosome A11, carGib1.2-hapl.c, whole genome shotgun sequence includes:
- the LOC128022236 gene encoding 60S ribosomal protein L22: protein MAPIKKLVTKGGKKKKQVLKFTLDCTHPVEDGIMDAANFEQFLQERIKVNGKSGNLGGGVVSIERSKSKITVSSEVPFSKRYLKYLTKKYLKKNNLRDWLRVVANTKESYELRYFQINQDEEEDDED, encoded by the exons ATGGCTCCGATT AAAAAGCTGGTGACCAAGGGTGGGAAAAAGAAAAAGCAGGTCCTGAAGTTCACCCTGGACTGCACCCATCCTGTGGAGGATGGCATCATGGATGCTGCTAACTTT GAACAGTTCCTTCAGGAGCGCATCAAAGTAAATGGTAAATCTGGCAACTTGGGTGGTGGCGTGGTCTCCATTGAAAGGAGCAAGAGCAAAATCACGGTGTCATCTGAGGTCCCCTTCTCTAAGAG GTACCTGAAGTATCTTACCAAGAAGTACCTCAAGAAGAACAACCTGCGTGACTGGCTGCGTGTAGTAGCGAACACCAAGGAGAGCTATGAACTGCGCTACTTCCAGATCAAccaggatgaggaggaggacgaTGAAGATTAA